From a region of the Sphingobacteriaceae bacterium genome:
- a CDS encoding polysaccharide deacetylase family protein, with the protein MQNVISPFYSKERDLILEGYLLENNNNLNFTLRKKFYYSIVRPIIPLRIRQRLQSKYNSKVEYKENFISEDLIDYLKEKFNFNTLVRNLYPQSFASALILTHDVEEQNGFDFIPNVLELEEKYGFKSAWNIVPYKYKLDEGIIKLIQDSGHEIGIHGYNHDGKLYYSEKIFNYRASFINEAIKKYNAVGFRSPQVHRNLMWLQKLDIKYDASCFDYDPFQPFPGGTGSIWPFIVGKFVELPYTLPQDHTLFYVLKVKDINIWKRKAEWLLKNNGMILALTHPDYLINKNHLKFYEELLDYLNTIENTWKCLPKDMSLWWKNKFENN; encoded by the coding sequence ATGCAAAATGTAATATCACCATTTTATTCAAAGGAAAGAGACCTGATACTTGAAGGTTATCTATTAGAAAATAACAATAATTTAAATTTTACACTTCGAAAAAAATTTTATTACAGTATAGTCAGACCAATTATACCGTTAAGGATTCGACAAAGGTTGCAAAGCAAGTACAATTCTAAAGTCGAGTATAAGGAAAATTTTATATCTGAAGATCTTATAGACTATTTAAAGGAAAAGTTCAATTTTAATACACTTGTAAGGAATTTATATCCTCAGAGTTTCGCTTCAGCTCTTATATTAACGCACGACGTTGAGGAACAAAATGGTTTTGATTTCATTCCTAATGTGCTCGAACTTGAAGAGAAGTACGGATTTAAATCTGCCTGGAATATTGTTCCCTATAAGTACAAACTAGATGAGGGAATTATAAAATTAATTCAAGATTCAGGTCATGAGATCGGGATACATGGATACAATCATGATGGAAAACTATATTACTCTGAAAAAATTTTTAATTATAGGGCTAGCTTTATTAATGAGGCTATAAAAAAATATAATGCAGTCGGATTCAGATCGCCGCAAGTCCATCGAAATTTAATGTGGTTGCAAAAATTGGATATCAAGTACGATGCTTCTTGTTTTGACTATGATCCCTTCCAACCTTTTCCGGGTGGAACTGGATCAATCTGGCCCTTTATTGTAGGAAAATTTGTGGAATTACCATACACATTACCGCAAGATCACACTTTGTTTTATGTTTTAAAAGTTAAGGATATTAATATTTGGAAGAGGAAGGCTGAGTGGTTGTTAAAAAACAATGGGATGATATTAGCCCTAACACATCCGGATTATTTAATTAACAAGAATCATTTGAAATTTTATGAAGAATTGCTGGATTATTTAAATACGATTGAAAATACATGGAAATGTCTTCCCAAGGATATGTCTCTCTGGTGGAAGAATAAATTTGAAAACAATTGA
- a CDS encoding phosphatidylserine decarboxylase, giving the protein MRRKIIVSPADGRVMYIYPVKNGVVVSKKNGENIAIDEISKTSVGNKNGWLIGIYMSPFDVHYNYSPINGSVQSIFHYQTGFNLPMVDFWEYINFAFLRKAVNLFSRKFHFINERMTIEIVNEKISCVLILIADKFVNKITKFFDKGSELSIGQKISFIERGSQADLFIASEKLNFRVKVGQQVYGCKTIICKYDV; this is encoded by the coding sequence ATCAGAAGAAAAATAATTGTTTCACCGGCTGATGGAAGGGTAATGTATATTTACCCGGTTAAGAATGGCGTTGTAGTTTCAAAAAAAAATGGGGAAAATATTGCAATTGATGAAATCAGTAAAACCTCTGTTGGCAATAAAAATGGATGGCTTATAGGAATCTATATGTCTCCTTTTGATGTTCATTATAATTATTCACCAATAAATGGCTCTGTTCAATCTATTTTTCATTATCAAACTGGGTTTAATTTGCCAATGGTGGATTTTTGGGAGTATATTAACTTCGCATTTTTAAGAAAAGCAGTAAATCTTTTTTCTAGGAAATTTCATTTTATAAATGAGAGAATGACAATTGAAATTGTTAATGAAAAAATATCGTGTGTGCTCATTCTCATTGCCGATAAATTCGTAAATAAAATCACTAAATTCTTTGATAAGGGTAGTGAATTGTCCATTGGCCAAAAAATATCATTCATTGAACGGGGTTCTCAAGCTGATTTATTCATAGCTTCAGAAAAATTAAATTTTAGAGTTAAAGTTGGTCAACAAGTGTATGGCTGTAAGACTATTATTTGTAAATACGATGTTTGA
- a CDS encoding glycosyltransferase — protein sequence MNLPNEEFFKRRKNKEDSNNAIKIVNHGTISYRLGLDILVKAIENASKNINVTLTLIGGGEQKPELIDYCKKQGILNKIVFFKDFIPVEQLQAEIENFDIGVISMRSNPVYERCMLPVKLLEYVYIGIPVITSDLYGIRKYFSDDMVEYVSPDDINELANKIITLSKNSKRKTELINNSFKFFEKYNWNRQEKKYLEIMNDIIDRD from the coding sequence TACCAAATGAAGAGTTTTTCAAAAGGAGGAAGAACAAGGAAGATTCAAATAATGCAATTAAAATTGTAAATCACGGAACAATATCATACCGACTTGGTTTAGACATTTTGGTTAAAGCTATCGAAAATGCTTCAAAGAATATCAATGTAACACTGACCTTAATTGGAGGCGGAGAACAAAAACCAGAATTAATAGATTATTGTAAAAAGCAGGGCATTTTGAACAAAATAGTTTTTTTTAAGGATTTTATTCCGGTTGAACAATTGCAAGCTGAAATTGAGAATTTTGATATCGGCGTAATTAGTATGCGCAGTAATCCTGTTTATGAAAGGTGTATGTTGCCGGTCAAATTATTGGAGTATGTTTATATAGGGATTCCCGTTATTACCTCTGATTTATATGGTATTCGAAAATATTTCTCTGATGACATGGTTGAATATGTTTCTCCTGATGATATTAATGAGCTAGCAAATAAAATTATCACCCTGTCGAAAAATTCTAAAAGAAAAACTGAATTAATAAATAATTCATTTAAATTTTTCGAAAAATATAATTGGAATAGGCAAGAAAAAAAATATTTAGAAATTATGAATGATATAATTGATCGTGACTAA